One genomic segment of Impatiens glandulifera chromosome 6, dImpGla2.1, whole genome shotgun sequence includes these proteins:
- the LOC124943468 gene encoding LOB domain-containing protein 30-like, which yields MSTETNSSARIVIKPCGACRYLRKKCLDNCIFAPYFDSDKGTTNFASIHNIFGASKVTKLLTNIPIDKRPDAVRTLNYKAHARLQDPIYGCISQIFGLQNQVINLQREIVCLQAQVARQPPQQQPQSSLSMSDYPFGGGATYDMAPLFEFDPNIGSSHQPDSWAAVQQQFHDRNPFTGAPVGGDDGEEFAGELPMRN from the exons atgagCACCGAGACCAATTCCAGCGCCAGAATCGTTATCAAGCCATGCGGAGCCTGTAGATACTTGCGAAAGAAATGCCTCGATAATTGCATATTCGCACCTTACTTTGATTCCGATAAAGGAACCACCAATTTCGCATCgattcataatatttttggaGCGAGCAAGGTTACAAAACTTCTAACGAATATTCCGATCGACAAACGGCCCGATGCAGTTAGGACTTTAAATTATAAAGCTCATGCTCGTCTCCAAGATCCTATCTATGGTTGCATATCTCAAATATTTGGTCTCCAAAATCAG GTGATCAATCTTCAACGAGAGATTGTGTGCTTACAAGCCCAAGTAGCCAGGCAGCCACCTCAGCAACAACCACAGTCTTCTCTGTCCATGTCGGACTACCCTTTTGGTGGCGGTGCCACCTATGACATGGCACCTCTCTTTGAGTTTGATCCTAATATTGGATCATCTCATCAGCCGGATTCATGGGCAGCTGTTCAGCAGCAGTTCCATGATCGGAACCCATTCACCGGAGCTCCGGTGGGCGGCGACGATGGGGAAGAGTTTGCTGGGGAGTTACCGATGAGGAATTAA